AACCTTTATATTTGCAGTTTGAATAGACCTTGTTATGACCAGTTAGTGCGAATTTGTGTAcgtatgtattatatgtatatgaGAAGCCATTGTATTTCTATGATAGTGTCAGTAACGGCTAAATGCAACTACAAAACCAAATGCTGTTACTCTGAGGACCTGGACGCAGATGTTGGACAAAGCTTTTAAACAGCTGGAAGTCGACGGATTGAAACGCAGCAAACTGGTGACCGAGGTTATGTTTGTCGACACTTAACAGTGCAAACGGAAGAAATGaagagactgaaaacaggaaAGAACTGTAAATACCTTCTGTGTGAACGCACTGTCAAATACTAATATGtaaattgttttatattcattcagtgtttttctatgaaactgaaactgacgtgtaaatgtttaaaatgtttattcataAAAAGTACAACATATTGCAATTGTAAAAACAAAGTCATTGTTCATCGTTGTAACCGTGGACACACCGGTTATCCTCTCACatatggaggaaggaggagcaTCATGAGATTGATCACAGCTGCTGCAGTAAAGAAAGTGTTGTATCAGGTTAAAAAACTTCCTCATCTGTACTTCACATCTTCATCAGATCTGTAGTGACTGAAAGAATCGAGACTGTGGAtacaaaaggacaaaaaaagagtGTTTCTACTTCCCGTATTAGGGAAATATTTCAGACTTAAAAATATGCTCATTTATTAcaaagagttagatgagaagatggaTGCTACTCTTATATCTGTTAAATATAAACCTTCAGTAAAGCTAGGAGAcaagttagcttagcataaagactgaaagcagggggaaacagctagcctcactaactatttaaaaaaaaaaacctaaccaGCATGTCTAAAACTCACAAATTAAAGGCAtatatcatgttttttcatGATATACAAaagctgaaatgtaaaaaaacttaaaatgtgttaaCTAATGAGCTTTAAAGATGCAAGTAGCCAGGTTCTTTAGCATTTGGAGAGAgcaaggctagctgtttccccttttttccaatctgtatgctaagctaagctaaccatctccCTGTAGATTCATATTTAGCATGAAGAGTGGTtttaatcttctcatctcactctctGCAACAAAGTGTTTCAGATGTTGCTTCTCCACTCAGACTGGACATGAACCAGGCTAAAGGAGAACTTGAGTGAGATCTAAGATAACCTACAAGAAGATCTTGGTCTCCCAGCATGCTGTGTGGAGCATGTGGGGATTGATCGGAGGTGGCTCTGGATGAAGAGTAAAGACATGTTTAAAAAGTATTGTCAGATAAGGAGGAGATCCTGTCTGAGCTGTAAACATCTGTACGGTAAATGCTAAGAAGAGAAGAGTCAGTGctttcatttcctgtctttcttagtctaaaacaaacatttgcaaaaTGTTCTCATAGTTTACATTAGATAAATGTACGTGTGACCAAACTTGGACGACTCCTTGTTCCAACAGtattacaaaaacacagaatttaAGTCTTTGTGTAACGACAGCTGTTACACGTGAGCTCAGGCTCATTCTCTAAGTGCTGTGGTTGTGTTTTCATAAGGACTTCTCCGTTATCTTTCCTtttgaagaaagaaaattgATTAAAAGATAAAGTTTTTGAGTCTGTTTAGATGCAGATCTGGGTTGATCCATTTTTACTGTGaacataaaaatgaacactTGTAACTGGTCTGCATTGATGAGTAACTCTCCAACTTTTTCTGATGCACGCTGACTCACATCGACCTGCCAAATATTAAATAGCAAATATTCTgagtataacatttaaaagtgaaCGTTCAGCTATGTCACAGAGCTGAACGTCCCACCaggttgttttaaaataaatctcttaAATTGCTGGatttaaaaactgattaaaatcCAATCTGTGTCAAAGTTAGGAttcatataaaaagaaaaaaaaaggagtgtaCAGTAATATCAGTCGGCTATATCACTTTTTAGTAAcactgaagtaaaaaaaagtaatttgttaATTCATCTAAACATAAATGTCACAGAACTATTCCTCGTATTCgttctcatgaatcaaactgaatttTGGGCTAAAACCTCTTTGTGAGTCCGCTGGTGAGTGCGAAGGTTACTCCTCTGAGAAAAACACTTGCCGCACGTTTCGCACGTGTACGGTTTCTCCCCCGTGTGAATTCGCTGGTGAATCTCCAGATGGCTGACGCGATCGAAGCTTTTGCCGCAGAACGGACAAATGAACCACTTCTCCTTTATGTGTCGACTCGCTATCGTTTTATGCAACTCCTGGTCGTTTAAGAGGAAGAATCTGTTGTCTGGGTTGAAGGCGGACATGTTTTTAGTCTGTAGTTGTTTCTCTGAGAGGAATCTGATGGACACGCCTCTCTCTGGGTGGTTTATTGCTTCTATAGGTTGACTTGGTTGAGCTTGGCTGAAAGTCACAGGAGCCCTCGGTTTACTTGGTGCACCTTGTCCGTTCTCCCTCATCAACCTGTCAGTGTACGCCGTCTCCGCTGAGTTGTCTAAGATGTCTAAAGCATTTTGAATGAACAGGATTTCCGAGTCCATGTTTTGTGACAGCTGCTGTGGTTCGAAAAAGCAGTCCGAGTCGTCTGCGGTGTCGCTGTCCCCGACTGAAACAGACGACCACTGCTGGCTCTCGTGTTCCTCTGTAGCTTCGGCGGGTTGCTGGTGGTTCAGCTCCATCTCCTGGTGAGCGGCTCCGTCAGTAACGCTCTGCTCACAGTCCATTATCTCCTCCACGATCTGAACGTCGTCCTCGTCCTCCAGCTTCACTATTAGATCTTCGTCGTCTCTGCTGTCACTTTCACAGAAGTCAGACTTGAGCTGCTCGTTCTGTTTCTCCTCTGATGGAGCGGGTGGAGACGTtgttctgtgattggctgaggtGTCCGTCTTCTCTCTGACGCTCTGCTCGGAAGATAACGTCTGGACTGAATCTATGACGGGTCCTGAAATGACAGAGCAGGTTCATTTTGATTGATGCACCAGCAATTCAGGTAGTGACTAGTATAATGGCAGACTAATGGactaataactaataactaTCAACACTATTTAagcaaaagtactgcagtattatgagtgatgtagtatgcagtattacagtaaaagtactgcagtattatgagtgatgtagtatgcagtattacagtaaaagtactgcagtattatgagtaatgtagtatgcagtattacagtaaaagtactgcagtattatgagtgatgtagtatgcagtattacagtaaaagtagtggtttggtccctctgactgatatattattatatatgacatcattagattattaatagtgaagcatcagtgttagagcagcatgttactgttgtagctgctggaggtggagctagtttacactactttatatacagttagctagtttagtccagtgggtCCCAACCTAAGGGTCGCATACCTctaaagggtcagcagataaatgtgaggggtggtaaGATGATTAatcagagaggaaagaagaaaaaacaaagttctgatacacaaatcagttttcagtttttggacttttttctctaatctttgatgtttgctgaaatattgaacatttattgaaatgaaaaccatgtgagaagtttagagttCGGTGGAGCTTTTACCAACtgatagacatctgaaatgtgacaccgactacacactgctttttgaaAGATGTCAAAAGCCCAAAAGGTtggaaccactggtttaatctttaacaatgtgttgtattttaaaagcttgttatattctCCTGTGTGTCAAGTCTTTATctgaaaagtaacaaaaactgttaaattaataattagtgGAGCTGAAGTATAAACTAGCATCAAATGCAAACACTCaagtaaagcacaagtacctcaaaattatactttacatacaatacttgagtaaatgtgcttagttactttccaccattgGTTACAGCTCTTTACTACTACTGATTATACATTGTTTAATCTCTAGAATAAAGCTCTGTTAGTTGTATTGTCTATATACACAGTCATATGagttaaacacattataaaacacattactgatataacattattattattgtgttatttcttGTCTCCTCAGCAGCTATCCTTACCATCACCAGTAGGGGGCAGCatcctgctctgctgctctctcctggATGAAGATGGTGAGGACACATTTGCAGCCTGAGTCTGAGTCAGCTGCTCGTTTTCCAGCAACACCAACTTTCTGTTCAGAGCTTcaatctcactctctctccggCGTAGCTCGACCTGGACGAGGGTGAAGCTGTCCTCCCATAGTTTACCGATCTCCAACACGGCAGCTTGAGCTAACATCTCCATGATCGAGGCTAACTTAGTCTGGAAAGCCACACAGCTGgccattttctttaaaaagccCGGATCAATCAGCACCTCTCCTCTGCAGACCTTAAAGTGAATCTATATGTGGGGCTGATCACACAGGCGCCGAGATCTGTCTGCTGGAGTTGACATTACAGGAGAAAACATGGAAGTGTAACACAATAGTAACAGGAAACACTGGTGACCACGTGACAGAAGACATACGGCGATGATAGTGGGACAAAATGCATCAGCTCAATAAAACcataaataactataataaactattattagcagggttgggaaggttgaTTCGGAactgtaatagattacagattactagttaccttatttaaaatgtaatgagtaatgtaactatttcaattacttaatcaaagtaatgtaacttataacatttgattacttgctgttagggtaagtgtacccattaagcaccaaaatctaagttcaggtgtttttcatggatactgacatgatttataagggagatcatttcttataaagcaacatttatctctcatttgaaaatgtattcattagttcatgtagattttggaatataaaataaagatattttatgaaaaaaagtcaaaagtctggcatgagcttaattggtaaTGTGGCACAATTTTaacccacatcatgatttatttacaaaatataaaaaatatattgatttcaaagaattaaaaacagcaatatatatatttagtaac
This genomic interval from Scomber scombrus chromosome 11, fScoSco1.1, whole genome shotgun sequence contains the following:
- the LOC133990019 gene encoding zinc finger and SCAN domain-containing protein 4-like is translated as MASCVAFQTKLASIMEMLAQAAVLEIGKLWEDSFTLVQVELRRRESEIEALNRKLVLLENEQLTQTQAANVSSPSSSRREQQSRMLPPTGDGPVIDSVQTLSSEQSVREKTDTSANHRTTSPPAPSEEKQNEQLKSDFCESDSRDDEDLIVKLEDEDDVQIVEEIMDCEQSVTDGAAHQEMELNHQQPAEATEEHESQQWSSVSVGDSDTADDSDCFFEPQQLSQNMDSEILFIQNALDILDNSAETAYTDRLMRENGQGAPSKPRAPVTFSQAQPSQPIEAINHPERGVSIRFLSEKQLQTKNMSAFNPDNRFFLLNDQELHKTIASRHIKEKWFICPFCGKSFDRVSHLEIHQRIHTGEKPYTCETCGKCFSQRSNLRTHQRTHKEVLAQNSV